The following proteins come from a genomic window of [Limnothrix rosea] IAM M-220:
- the tumE gene encoding toxin TumE, with protein sequence MLRNQLQKYLQGIETEIIGLTDLYVEKYVEEILTDTRVNLRIRLRSSSGYLLEMHEAICVSPDEVLEYLDYRYHFQDSQNQLIFRYDSTPHFPDLSSFPHHKHLKDRVIACSKPTIETIIHEVTAFLDNLA encoded by the coding sequence ATGCTGCGTAATCAGCTTCAGAAATATCTACAAGGGATCGAAACAGAGATTATAGGTCTTACGGATCTTTATGTTGAAAAATACGTTGAAGAAATTCTGACTGATACAAGAGTAAATCTACGTATTCGTTTGCGATCTAGCTCAGGCTATCTTTTAGAAATGCATGAAGCTATATGTGTTTCGCCCGATGAAGTTCTAGAATATCTCGACTACCGTTATCATTTTCAGGATTCACAAAATCAACTCATTTTTCGTTATGATAGCACTCCTCATTTTCCTGATTTAAGCAGTTTTCCCCACCACAAACATTTAAAAGATCGAGTTATTGCATGTAGTAAACCGACTATCGAAACTATAATTCACGAGGTGACAGCTTTTCTTGATAATTTAGCTTAG